Proteins found in one Hippopotamus amphibius kiboko isolate mHipAmp2 chromosome 12, mHipAmp2.hap2, whole genome shotgun sequence genomic segment:
- the LOC130833384 gene encoding 39S ribosomal protein L48, mitochondrial, protein MNRVLGKVLCLRNDTTFKQAFSLLRFRTSGENPICSAGGILLSTSRHYRSQPTHGIGRYKRLVKAQEPKKKRGKVEITPINLGTDYEYGVLNIHLTAYDMVLAESYAQYVHNLCNHLSIKVEESYAMPTKTMEVLQLQDQGSKMFLDSVLTTHERVVQISGLSATFAQIFLEIIQSNLPEGVNLSVREHTEEDFKGRFKGRPELEELLAKLN, encoded by the coding sequence ATGAACCGAGTTCTTGGAAAGGTGCTGTGTTTGCGGAATGACACCACTTTTAAGCAAGCCTTTTCCCTCTTGAGGTTCAGAACTTCAGGAGAGAATCCCATCTGTTCTGCAGGTGGCATTCTGCTGAGCACCAGTCGGCACTACAGGTCACAGCCCACACATGGCATTGGAAGATACAAGCGCCTAGTTAAAGCACAAGAGCCcaagaagaagaggggaaaagtgGAAATCACACCCATTAATTTGGGGACAGATTATGAATATGGAGTTTTAAACATTCACCTAACTGCATATGACATGGTCCTGGCAGAGAGTTATGCCCAATATGTTCACAACCTCTGTAACCATCTCTCCATTAAAGTCGAGGAAAGTTATGCGATGCCTACCAAAACCATGGAGGTGTTGCAGCTGCAGGACCAAGGCAGCAAAATGTTCCTGGACTCAGTTCTTACCACCCATGAGCGAGTGGTTCAGATCAGTGGTTTGAGTGCTACATTTGCACAGATTTTCTTGGAAATAATCCAAAGCAATCTTCCTGAAGGAGTCAACTTGTCAGTGAGGGAGCACACTGAAGAAGATTTCAAGGGAAGGTTCAAAGGTCGGCCAGAACTGGAAGAACTGTTAGCCAAGTTGAACTAG
- the LOC130833546 gene encoding olfactory receptor 6C2-like, whose protein sequence is MRNHTITTFILLGLTHDPQMKVLIFIFLFFTYMLSVAGNLTIVFLTFIDGHLRTAMYLFLQNFAFLEISFTTACIPRLLYNISTGDKVITYVACAVQIFFTYLFGITEFFLLATMSFDRYVAICKPLHYVSIMNSRVCHRLIISCWMISLLIIIPPLSLGLHLEFCDSNIIDHFFCDATPLLKISCSDTWLIERMTLVCVVLSYMYIIMTILRFSSAQQRKKAFSTCSSHMIVVSITYGSCIFIYIKPSAKKEMALNKGVSLLISSISPMLNPFIYTLRNKQVKKALNDLIKKIAFFLKK, encoded by the coding sequence ATGAGAAACCACACAATAACAACATTCATCCTGCTGGGACTGACTCATGACCCACAAATGAAAGTTctgattttcatctttcttttttttacctacATGTTGAGTGTAGCTGGGAACCTGACCATCGTCTTTCTCACCTTCATAGATGGCCATCTCAGGACAGCCATGTATCTTTTTCTCCAAAATTTCGCTTTCTTAGAAATCTCATTCACAACCGCTTGTATTCCCAGACTTTTGTACAACATATCAACTGGTGACAAAGTCATTACCTATGTTGCGTGTgctgtgcaaatattttttaccTACCTTTTTGGGATAACAGAATTTTTTCTTCTAGCCACTATGTCCTTcgaccgctacgtggccatctgcaaacccctGCATTACGTGAGCATCATGAACAGCAGAGTCTGCCATAGGCTTATCATCAGCTGTTGGATGATTAGTTTGTTAATCATCATCCCCCCACTTAGCCTGGGCCTCCATCTGGAATTCTGTGACTCCAACATCATTGATCATTTTTTCTGTGATGCCACCCCTCTGCTAAAGATATCATGCTCAGACACATGGCTCATTGAGAGAATGACCCTTGTGTGTGTTGTTCTGTCCTACATGTATATCATCATGACAATTCTAAGGTTCTCctctgctcagcaaaggaaaaaagcctTTTCGACCTGTTCTTCCCACATGATTGTGGTTTCCATCACCTATGGCAGCTGCATCTTCATCTATATCAAACCTTCAGCCAAGAAAGAGATGGCTCTTAATAAAGGAGTTTCCCTCCTCATTTCTTCTATTTCACCCATGTTGAACCCATTTATTTATACTCTGAGAAACAAGCAAGTGAAGAAAGCCTTGAATGACTTGATCAAAAAGATTGCCTTCTTCTTAAAGAAGTAA